The genomic region GCATAAAATAAGCAATAGCCCTTCAATTACGTCGGTTATATAGCAGTAATCTCGAAGAGAATCACCTTTTGTTTTCAATACTATTGACTGTCCTTGTACTGCAGCACGTATAAACTGGGCGAAAACGCGTTGGTCAGAGTCATCAAAGCCTGAACCTATTATTTGCCCTAGACGGACAATAACAGCAGGAACCTTATATTCTGAATAAAAAGCCAAAGAAAGACATTCTGCCATACGCTTGCTTTCGGAATAAGAACTACGTATTTTTGTCCAATCAAGATATCCAGCGTCTTGTTCTGTTACTGCGATTTTGTTTGGAATTCCATATACTTCAAGAGAGGAAAGAAATACTATCTTTTTTACAGACTTCTTTCTAGCAAAATCTAAAACATTTTTTGTTCCCTGAAGAGTTGTCCCAATAGTTTCGACAGGAGAATTAACAAAGAACTTAGAGGATGTTGAACTAGCCCCATGTACAATATACTCTACATTTCCCTCATAGGTAATAGGTGAAGTTATGTCACCAACACAGAAAACTAAATGTTTATCATTAAGGAAATCTGAAAACTGTTTCTTTGCTTTTTCACTATTCCTGCAATGTGCAATTATGGTAATGTCTGTCTTGTTTTGTATATTTGATGTCAAGACTGTTCTGATAAACATACTTCCAATTAACCCGGTAGATCCACTGACAAATATTGAAGAACCGTTAAAGGGCTGCAAAATGTTTGTATTTTGAATTATTTCTTCAATATCATGTTTGACTTGCATATTATTCATAATCATATACCAAATATCTGTTGATTTTCTCGCACATCGTACAAGGCTCGAAAAACATAAAAATCAGACGGTGTTGTAATTTTAATGTTATCATAATTTCCAAAAACAACATATAAGGGGTATCCATAGTTTTTCATCAATGAAGCAGAGTCAATCATTTCTCCATGACCTTCTTTTCGAGCTTGTTCATGGGTAGCAAGCAATTCACCTAGGAAGAAACACTGTGGAGCCTGTGCCAAGCAACATTTACTTCGATCTGTTATTGAATCTACTTTTTCTCCATCCAATTGGATAAAGGTTTCAACCGCGGGAACAACGGTTATAGCTGAATGATGTTCTTGTGTACAAGAAATACATTTGGAAATCAATTCAGCATCAACAAAGGGACGAACTCCATCATGCACTAGGACTATAGTATCTTTTTCAACATGTTTGCTAAGTTCAAGAAGTCCTTTATAAATAGATTCTTGTCCTGTCGATCCCCCTGGCACAATCCATTTGACTTTGTCGAGTTTATATTTCACAAGCAACTCTTTAAAATAGGGAATCCAATTTTCTTTGCATACCACGATTATGTTATCTATCTCCGGATGCTTCTGAAAGTTTTCTATGGTATAAACAAGTATTTCCTTGCCATATAATTGAAGAAACTGTTTTGGCTTAGATTTTGTATTCATTCGCCTACCAGATCCACCAGCAAAAATGAGCGCACTATTCATAGCTACCTCCTGTTTAAAACGAGAATTGAAAACACGCATATATTAATGAAGTTGTTATTTATTCGTTAATACATGTTTGTTATTTTTTTAGATGTTTAATTTGCCTCAGATGCTGATACCGAGGAATTGCTTGACCAACAGACCGATGACGAAAGATATTGCTGCGACTCCCAGGCTGATACCTGCCATTTCCAAGAAACGGGATCTGAAGGGTAGGTCCTTTGCAACGGCAATGTAGAAACTGAAACAGAAAATGACCAGTACTACGATGACCAGCATTGTTACGAGAGCCCCGATATAATGAGCTGGAGAAAAAAGCAAATAAGGCAAGATAAGCAATGTGACCGTAATCAGATAGGTGAGGCCTGTATAGAAGGCACTTTTTTTTGCTTCCCTTCCTCCTGAAGTCTTAGCAGAAAGAAATTCACTGGAAGCCATTGAAAGTGTAGCTGCAATACCTGTAATCAGACCAGACAAAGCTATCAACCGTGTATTTGCCAAGGCAAAGGTAAGCCCTGCCAATGTTCCTGAGATTTCAACGATTGCGTCTGACAGCCCGAGTACCATGGAACCTACATAGTGAAGCTTTTCTTCATCGAGCATCTTGAGAAGGGCATTCTCATGGCTGTTTTCGTCCGCAATGATCTGTTTTGCTTCAGGGATTTCATCAATGACCTTGGTATAGTAATTGTCTGCTTTGCCTTCGCCGTTTTCCATCATCTTGAGCACAAAGGTCAGACCCAATAGCCTGGCGAGGAAGATAACCCGCCG from Spirochaetia bacterium harbors:
- a CDS encoding NAD(P)-dependent oxidoreductase; its protein translation is MNNMQVKHDIEEIIQNTNILQPFNGSSIFVSGSTGLIGSMFIRTVLTSNIQNKTDITIIAHCRNSEKAKKQFSDFLNDKHLVFCVGDITSPITYEGNVEYIVHGASSTSSKFFVNSPVETIGTTLQGTKNVLDFARKKSVKKIVFLSSLEVYGIPNKIAVTEQDAGYLDWTKIRSSYSESKRMAECLSLAFYSEYKVPAVIVRLGQIIGSGFDDSDQRVFAQFIRAAVQGQSIVLKTKGDSLRDYCYITDVIEGLLLILCKGQPGEIYNLANEATTCSIADVAQEIVDLSENKFCKRIFDLSESAEKLGYNPTMKIQLKSDKLRELGWVPKVSLQEAIKRMIVYYRIQRNNK
- a CDS encoding VIT1/CCC1 transporter family protein, yielding MNEKNGLSKKTYAFLLRFQKSELTEQLIYSRLAKKCKDKHNKEILQQVSNEEGHHASIWKQYTGKEQKPDMAKVRRVIFLARLLGLTFVLKMMENGEGKADNYYTKVIDEIPEAKQIIADENSHENALLKMLDEEKLHYVGSMVLGLSDAIVEISGTLAGLTFALANTRLIALSGLITGIAATLSMASSEFLSAKTSGGREAKKSAFYTGLTYLITVTLLILPYLLFSPAHYIGALVTMLVIVVLVIFCFSFYIAVAKDLPFRSRFLEMAGISLGVAAISFVIGLLVKQFLGISI
- the ispD gene encoding 2-C-methyl-D-erythritol 4-phosphate cytidylyltransferase; translation: MNSALIFAGGSGRRMNTKSKPKQFLQLYGKEILVYTIENFQKHPEIDNIIVVCKENWIPYFKELLVKYKLDKVKWIVPGGSTGQESIYKGLLELSKHVEKDTIVLVHDGVRPFVDAELISKCISCTQEHHSAITVVPAVETFIQLDGEKVDSITDRSKCCLAQAPQCFFLGELLATHEQARKEGHGEMIDSASLMKNYGYPLYVVFGNYDNIKITTPSDFYVFRALYDVRENQQIFGI